The Deinococcus roseus genome contains a region encoding:
- the sdaAB gene encoding L-serine ammonia-lyase, iron-sulfur-dependent subunit beta — translation MSLLDMIGPVMIGPSSSHTAGACRIGLAARQLLGHTPEKAHLGLHASFAKTGKGHGTHLALIAGLLGFEPHDPRLPQAFQEAEKAGLHFEFQDTDLGNVHPNTAQITLQGGQTSIEVMASSTGGGIIEVIEVDHFKVSFDGFSPTLLLKYQDAYGMISRVTGLIAIDEVNIASLTCTREKRGGTALMCIVLDSGLSDYAIRKIAHIPEISWIRMLPGFKRL, via the coding sequence ATGAGTTTGCTGGACATGATTGGCCCCGTGATGATCGGCCCGAGCAGCAGCCACACAGCTGGAGCCTGCCGCATTGGCCTGGCAGCAAGACAACTGCTGGGCCACACCCCTGAAAAAGCCCACCTTGGCTTGCATGCCAGCTTTGCCAAAACCGGCAAGGGACACGGCACCCATCTGGCCCTGATTGCAGGCTTGCTGGGCTTTGAGCCCCACGATCCTCGCCTCCCTCAGGCCTTCCAGGAAGCTGAAAAAGCCGGTCTGCACTTTGAATTTCAGGACACCGACCTGGGCAACGTGCACCCCAACACCGCACAGATCACCTTGCAGGGGGGGCAGACCAGCATCGAGGTGATGGCCTCCAGCACCGGAGGAGGCATCATCGAGGTCATCGAGGTGGACCACTTCAAAGTCTCCTTCGATGGCTTTTCCCCGACCCTGCTGCTGAAATACCAGGACGCCTACGGCATGATTTCACGGGTCACGGGCCTGATTGCCATCGATGAAGTGAACATCGCCAGTCTGACCTGCACCCGTGAAAAAAGAGGAGGAACTGCCCTGATGTGCATTGTGCTGGACAGTGGCCTCTCCGATTACGCCATTCGCAAAATTGCCCACATTCCCGAGATCAGCTGGATTCGCATGCTGCCTGGTTTCAAACGCCTCTGA
- a CDS encoding alpha/beta hydrolase produces the protein MILFFMVLLCTTAQAQTSSQMLIDFINTFTITRDLTIQRDLPYGENPRQKLDVYLPRHKGSHPVLVFVHGGTWQKYKKEDFKFIGESFARADYVTVVINYRLYPEVQYPAFLQDTAKALRWVRDHVREHSGDPDRIFVMGHSAGGYNAAMTLTDPGFLQAEGLKATDFKGMIGIAGIYDIPPLDGVFPEDASRKEVMPVYRVSGPLPPFLLISAGNDDLVMPENATRLARALQDNGTPVETATIPGLGHTDILATLVRRIAGNFQVREQILEFMEKQQ, from the coding sequence ATGATTCTCTTCTTTATGGTTCTTTTATGCACAACAGCACAGGCCCAGACCTCCAGCCAGATGCTGATTGACTTCATCAACACCTTTACCATCACCCGCGACCTGACCATCCAGCGGGACCTTCCTTACGGAGAAAACCCCAGGCAAAAACTGGATGTGTACCTGCCCAGACACAAAGGCAGCCATCCGGTGCTGGTTTTTGTGCACGGGGGCACCTGGCAGAAATACAAAAAAGAAGATTTCAAATTCATTGGAGAATCTTTTGCCAGAGCAGATTACGTGACTGTGGTGATCAATTACCGGCTGTACCCAGAAGTTCAATACCCGGCTTTCCTGCAGGACACTGCAAAAGCCCTCAGGTGGGTCAGGGACCATGTTCGGGAGCACTCAGGAGACCCAGATCGCATTTTCGTGATGGGGCACTCTGCAGGAGGCTACAACGCAGCCATGACCCTTACCGATCCAGGGTTCCTGCAGGCCGAAGGCCTGAAAGCCACCGACTTCAAAGGGATGATTGGCATCGCAGGCATCTATGACATTCCACCTCTGGATGGAGTGTTTCCAGAAGATGCAAGCCGCAAAGAGGTGATGCCTGTGTACCGGGTTTCCGGTCCCCTGCCACCCTTTTTGCTGATCAGTGCAGGAAATGACGATCTGGTGATGCCCGAAAACGCCACCAGACTGGCCAGAGCCCTGCAAGACAATGGCACCCCTGTGGAAACCGCCACCATTCCCGGTCTGGGTCACACCGACATCCTCGCCACCCTGGTGCGGCGCATTGCTGGGAACTTTCAGGTCAGGGAACAGATTCTGGAGTTCATGGAGAAGCAGCAGTGA
- a CDS encoding alpha/beta hydrolase: protein MICKFLLAGALLSLPLVAQAQDSKTELNLLNTFTVTRDLKFYQNLAYGPAARQKLNIYLPRQKGTHPVVVFVHGGSWRNYNKDDFEFVGESFARAGYVTVLINYRLVPDFSYPAFVEDTVKAFKWTKDHIAEYAGDPQNIFVVGHSAGAYNVVEGIVNETLLSAEGLKANDFRGVVGIAGPYDFDPKYTPGVFGTHLQTDVMPASHVHGNLPPFLLLVAQNDELVDPSNGTSMEKALQKNGTPVEFVVVPKVNHGEIVGALMRRFSGFFPPVRETILNFLQKNLRKP from the coding sequence ATGATTTGCAAATTTCTGCTGGCAGGTGCCCTGCTTTCCCTGCCCCTGGTGGCACAGGCCCAGGACTCCAAAACCGAACTCAACCTGCTCAACACCTTCACGGTCACCCGCGACCTGAAGTTTTATCAGAACCTGGCTTATGGTCCTGCAGCCCGCCAGAAACTCAACATTTACCTGCCCAGACAGAAAGGCACCCATCCGGTGGTGGTTTTTGTGCATGGAGGGTCGTGGCGCAATTACAACAAGGATGACTTTGAATTCGTGGGAGAATCCTTTGCCAGAGCGGGTTATGTGACGGTACTGATCAATTACCGTCTGGTACCGGATTTCTCTTACCCTGCTTTTGTGGAGGACACTGTCAAAGCTTTCAAATGGACAAAGGACCACATCGCTGAATACGCAGGCGATCCCCAGAACATCTTTGTGGTGGGGCATTCTGCAGGAGCTTACAACGTGGTGGAAGGCATCGTGAACGAAACCCTGCTTTCTGCAGAAGGCCTGAAAGCCAACGATTTCCGGGGTGTGGTGGGGATTGCAGGTCCTTATGACTTCGATCCCAAATACACCCCAGGGGTTTTTGGCACTCACCTGCAAACCGATGTGATGCCTGCAAGCCATGTGCATGGCAACCTGCCGCCTTTTCTGTTGCTGGTGGCCCAGAACGATGAACTGGTCGATCCCTCCAACGGCACCAGCATGGAAAAAGCCCTGCAGAAAAACGGCACCCCTGTTGAATTTGTGGTGGTCCCAAAAGTGAACCACGGGGAAATTGTGGGGGCACTGATGCGCAGGTTCTCAGGGTTTTTCCCTCCAGTTCGGGAAACCATTCTGAATTTTCTGCAGAAGAACCTCCGCAAGCCCTGA
- a CDS encoding O-acetylhomoserine aminocarboxypropyltransferase/cysteine synthase family protein, translating to MPKFETLQVHAGQTPDPTTQSRATPIYQTTSYNFANAEHAANLFGLRAFGNIYSRIQNPTNEVLENRIAALEGGTGALAVSSGHAAVLLSILTLAQQGDNIVSTPNLYGGTYNLFKVTLPRLGISVKFTSSEERPEEFAALIDENTRGVFLESIGNPALNIPDLQEIARLSHEKGVAVLVDSTFGQGGYLIRPIEHGADIVIHSASKWIGGHGQAIGGLIVDGGKFNWANGRYPLFTEPSPGYHGLKFWEVFGEGNPLGLPNIAFIIRARVENLRDLGTTLSPHHASLFITGLETLSLRAERHIQNTHKLAEFLEKHPEVEKVIHPDLPSHPHHHLAKKYFPHGAGSILGFELKGGRAAGEAFVNNVKLASLLANVGDTKTLVIHPASTTHSQLSEAEQRTAGVTPGLVRISVGIEHIDDIIADVEQALNKVPALV from the coding sequence ATGCCAAAGTTTGAGACCCTGCAGGTTCATGCTGGACAGACCCCCGACCCGACCACCCAGAGCCGCGCCACCCCCATTTACCAGACCACCAGTTACAACTTCGCAAACGCCGAACACGCTGCCAATCTGTTTGGGCTCAGGGCCTTTGGGAACATCTATTCCCGCATCCAGAACCCCACCAACGAGGTGCTGGAAAACCGCATTGCCGCCCTGGAAGGCGGAACGGGTGCTCTGGCGGTGTCCAGCGGTCATGCTGCCGTGCTGCTCAGCATCCTGACCCTGGCACAGCAGGGAGACAACATCGTCTCCACGCCCAACCTGTATGGTGGGACCTACAACCTCTTCAAGGTGACTTTGCCCCGTCTGGGCATCAGTGTGAAATTCACCTCCTCCGAAGAGCGCCCTGAAGAATTCGCCGCCCTGATTGATGAAAACACCAGGGGCGTGTTCCTGGAATCCATCGGGAACCCGGCCCTCAACATCCCTGACCTGCAAGAAATTGCACGCCTTTCCCACGAAAAAGGGGTGGCGGTACTGGTAGACAGCACTTTCGGACAGGGAGGCTACCTGATCCGGCCCATCGAGCACGGCGCAGACATCGTGATTCACAGCGCCAGCAAATGGATTGGCGGACACGGACAGGCCATCGGGGGACTGATTGTGGATGGGGGCAAATTCAACTGGGCCAATGGCCGTTACCCCCTCTTCACCGAACCCAGCCCTGGCTACCACGGCCTGAAGTTCTGGGAGGTCTTCGGAGAAGGCAACCCCCTCGGGCTTCCCAACATCGCCTTCATCATCCGGGCACGGGTGGAAAACCTGCGCGACCTGGGCACCACCTTAAGCCCCCACCATGCCAGCCTGTTCATCACAGGTCTGGAAACCCTGTCCCTCAGGGCAGAGCGCCACATTCAGAACACCCACAAACTGGCTGAATTTCTGGAAAAACACCCCGAAGTGGAGAAGGTCATTCACCCGGATCTGCCTTCCCACCCGCACCACCATCTGGCCAAAAAATACTTTCCACATGGAGCAGGCAGCATCCTGGGCTTTGAATTGAAAGGCGGACGGGCTGCCGGAGAAGCCTTCGTGAACAACGTCAAACTGGCCTCTTTGCTGGCCAACGTGGGAGACACCAAAACCCTGGTGATTCACCCGGCCAGCACCACCCACAGCCAGCTTTCCGAAGCCGAGCAACGCACTGCAGGGGTCACCCCCGGTCTGGTGCGCATCTCGGTGGGCATCGAACACATCGATGACATCATTGCAGATGTCGAGCAGGCCCTGAACAAAGTGCCAGCGCTGGTTTAA
- a CDS encoding substrate-binding and vWA domain-containing protein: MPETHIRKPLKKPMQKALWMVLPLLLAACGQNKNTTLNVLAGSELKDLTSIFDAMQKETGITLNLQYVGTLDGVEKITTGDPADLAWFSHGKYLNLVARNKVVQQERIMLSPVVLGVKHSKAQAWGWLNKDKPVTWDDIAQKASTGELKFAMTNPSASNSGFTALMGLNAALKDKNALKDFFKGQALTAGSSGWLSDAFVQDQGKLDGMVNYESVILSLNQSGKLTERLDPIYPQEGIVTADYPLMLLNKDQQASYQKVVDYLKQPDVQRKIMELTLRRPASTDVPLSSIFPNALLVELPFPATAAEVQNILASYFSEQRKPAHAIFVLDVSGSMGGDRLSNLKSSISNLAGQDTSLTGRYASFQNREKVTFIPFNSYTLPEKTFLIQSKQDNFEIQNYINGLQADGGTGIYSALRAAYDLAGREMQADPNRTYTIVVMSDGENNSGLDLSGFENTFQMYPADLRQVRTFPILFGESDDQDMNRLASDTGGKVFNGRDSLAKVFKEIRSYQ; encoded by the coding sequence ATGCCAGAAACCCACATCAGAAAACCCCTCAAGAAACCCATGCAAAAAGCGTTGTGGATGGTGCTTCCCCTGCTGCTGGCTGCCTGTGGCCAGAACAAAAACACCACCCTGAATGTGCTGGCAGGCTCTGAACTGAAAGACCTGACCTCCATCTTTGACGCCATGCAAAAGGAAACAGGCATCACCCTGAACCTGCAATACGTGGGAACACTGGATGGAGTGGAAAAAATCACCACCGGAGACCCTGCAGACCTGGCCTGGTTCTCACACGGCAAATACCTGAACCTGGTGGCGCGCAACAAGGTGGTGCAGCAGGAACGCATCATGCTCTCTCCGGTGGTGCTGGGGGTCAAACACAGCAAGGCCCAGGCCTGGGGCTGGCTGAACAAAGACAAACCCGTCACCTGGGATGACATCGCCCAGAAAGCCAGCACCGGTGAGCTGAAATTCGCCATGACCAACCCAAGTGCCAGCAACAGTGGGTTCACGGCCCTGATGGGTCTGAATGCAGCCCTCAAAGACAAAAACGCTTTAAAAGATTTTTTCAAAGGGCAGGCCCTCACAGCGGGCAGCAGTGGGTGGCTCTCGGATGCTTTCGTGCAGGACCAGGGCAAGCTGGACGGCATGGTCAATTACGAATCGGTGATTTTAAGCCTCAACCAGTCAGGAAAACTGACAGAGCGTCTGGACCCGATTTATCCCCAGGAAGGGATTGTCACCGCAGATTACCCCCTGATGCTGCTCAACAAGGACCAGCAGGCGTCCTACCAGAAAGTGGTGGACTATTTAAAGCAACCCGATGTGCAGCGCAAGATCATGGAACTGACCCTGCGCAGACCCGCCAGCACCGATGTGCCCCTTTCCAGCATCTTTCCCAATGCCCTGCTGGTTGAACTGCCTTTCCCGGCCACGGCTGCTGAAGTGCAGAACATTCTGGCCAGCTATTTCAGTGAGCAGCGCAAACCCGCACACGCCATCTTCGTGCTGGACGTCAGTGGCAGCATGGGGGGAGACAGGCTTTCAAACCTCAAAAGCTCCATCAGCAACCTGGCCGGACAGGACACCAGCCTGACCGGGCGTTACGCCAGCTTCCAGAACCGCGAGAAAGTCACCTTTATCCCCTTCAACAGCTACACCCTGCCCGAAAAAACCTTTCTGATCCAGAGCAAACAGGACAACTTTGAGATCCAGAACTACATCAACGGGCTGCAGGCAGATGGCGGAACGGGCATCTACAGCGCCCTCCGGGCAGCTTATGATCTGGCAGGTCGGGAAATGCAAGCCGATCCCAACCGCACCTACACCATCGTGGTGATGAGCGACGGAGAGAACAACTCCGGTCTGGACCTCAGCGGCTTCGAGAACACCTTCCAGATGTACCCTGCAGACCTCAGACAGGTGCGCACCTTCCCGATCCTCTTCGGAGAAAGCGACGACCAGGACATGAACCGTCTGGCTTCAGACACCGGAGGCAAGGTCTTCAATGGTCGGGACTCACTGGCGAAGGTCTTCAAGGAAATCCGCAGTTACCAGTAA